One Solanum lycopersicum chromosome 2, SLM_r2.1 genomic region harbors:
- the LOC138342178 gene encoding protein DOG1-like 4 — protein sequence MTSQVAENFTKYFENWMIQLEELLKQLVIVPRETSYVNDHELLVSKMTTHHKNYYTAKWAAAHEDILAFFTPMWLSPLEIVYSWITGWKPSMAFRLVSGGGGAFSDEELKNIDGLRVKIRGEEEKVEREMERQQVAIGDRKMVELARIRNDNDELVELALKGLRMSLERVMKMADCVRLKTLKGLLEILSPLQSVDFLAAISTIQIQMRKRGRKRINVD from the coding sequence ATGACGAGCCAAGTAGCGGAAAACTTCACAAAATACTTTGAAAATTGGATGATCCAACTTGAAGAGTTGCTGAAACAACTCGTTATTGTACCTAGGGAGACGTCATACGTGAATGATCACGAGTTATTGGTGAGTAAAATGACGACACATCACAAGAACTACTACACAGCCAAATGGGCCGCAGCTCATGAAGACATCTTAGCATTTTTCACTCCAATGTGGCTTAGTCCTTTAGAAATCGTCTACTCGTGGATCACAGGGTGGAAGCCTTCCATGGCGTTTCGATTAGTGAGTGGCGGTGGAGGAGCGTTTTCGGATGAGGAATTGAAGAATATTGATGGTTTGAGGGTGAAAATTCgcggagaggaagagaaagtGGAGAGGGAAATGGAGAGGCAACAGGTTGCAATTGGGGATAGAAAAATGGTGGAATTAGCAAGGATTAGAAATGATAATGATGAGTTGGTAGAATTGGCGTTGAAAGGGTTAAGGATGAGTTTAGAAAGGGTTATGAAAATGGCAGATTGTGTTAGGCTTAAAACGTTGAAAGGTTTGTTGGAGATATTGAGTCCTTTACAGAGTGTTGATTTCTTGGCTGCTATTTCTACTATTCAAATTCAGATGAggaaaaggggaagaaaaagaataaatgtTGATTAG
- the LOC138341796 gene encoding protein DOG1-like 3 — MASSTSSDSPTEQECVYETWMILQRKEVIELEQAAVQAKNGLKNENELTQLIEKTVENFQDYANNRSRLARIDVSPLLAPTSCTSLENSILWIAGCRPSSLIRFAYALCGMDIESHLTEFLQGKKVGVLSELTNKQMKMIDALQAKTIREETNLSSKLASLQEDAVDQPFAGKMENDCENADDVLDEHSRYMADVLRDADELRMKTLKEIVLNILKPLQAVEYLAAAKRLKHCYKIWGQKRDHRRTNE, encoded by the coding sequence ATGGCCAGTAGTACTTCTAGTGATAGTCCAACGGAGCAAGAATGCGTATACGAGACATGGATGATTTTGCAACGTAAAGAAGTAATAGAGCTTGAACAAGCTGCAGTTCAAGCCAAAAACGgcctaaaaaatgaaaatgaactcACTCAACTAATCGAAAAAACCGTAGAAAATTTTCAAGATTATGCTAACAACCGTAGCCGTCTAGCCCGTATCGACGTATCACCACTCTTGGCGCCAACTTCATGCACCTCGTTGGAGAATTCAATCCTATGGATCGCTGGCTGTAGACCATCTTCTCTCATACGGTTCGCGTACGCGCTATGTGGCATGGACATCGAGTCTCATCTCACTGAGTTTCTACAAGGGAAAAAGGTCGGTGTCCTCAGTGAGCTGACGaataaacaaatgaaaatgaTTGACGCTTTACAAGCTAAGACGATTAGAGAAGAGACTAACCTTTCTTCAAAATTGGCTAGCTTGCAAGAGGACGCTGTGGATCAGCCTTTCGCTGGTAAAATGGAGAATGATTGTGAGAATGCAGATGATGTTTTAGATGAACATAGCCGATATATGGCTGATGTATTAAGAGACGCTGATGAGTTGAGGATGAAAACATTGAAGGAAATTGTACTGAACATACTTAAACCGCTTCAAGCTGTGGAATACTTAGCCGCTGCCAAGAGGCTTAAGCATTGTTACAAAATATGGGGCCAGAAGAGGGATCATCGACGTACCAACGAATAA